The segment TTACAGGATTTTGAGCGGCGGAAAGGACATAGGGGAAGTGACGAGCGGTGTTTTCTCGCCCTCTCTTTCCTGCGGTATAGGCCTTGGTTTTATCAAAGCCGGTTCTCAGGTTGCCGGAGATATAATAATTTCGGATGGCGGAAGGGTGAAATTAAAAGCCGGGATCACGGAGACGCCGTTTTTGAAAGAGACGACGCTGAGGAACTGAAAATTTTTAGGGGGGCAAATGGATATCTATTACACAAAGGATCATGAATGGGTGAGAGTGGAAGGGCGTTCCGGCATCATGGGCATATCCGCTTACGCGGTCAAACAGCTGGGCGACATAACCTATGTGGAGCTTCCGGAAACCGGCAAGGAAATAACAAAAGGCGACGTTGTCTGCACGGTTGAATCCGTTAAAGCGGCCAGCGACATATACGCTCCCGTGACGGCGAAGATAACGGAAGTCAATTCGGCTCTGGAAAACGCTCCGGAAAAAATGAATGAATCGCCCGAGGAAGAGGGCTGGATAGCCAAACTCGAGATAAGTGACCCCGACAGCGTGAACGGACTTATGACCGGCGAAAAATACGACGAGTTTGTGAAAAGCCTGGAATAAATATCAATGTCATACTGCCAGCACAGCGATAAAGAGATAAAGGAGAATTCCTGCGTCGGCCGTCTGGATGAAACAGCTGCCGCCCGCAAACTGGAGATTAAAGATGGGGTCAAGACCTGACCCCATTGATTGGCGATTTATTGATTCAGGATTCGCCCCGGCGAAAAGCAATATGGCTTTTGACGAGGAGCTTTTCAATTCTTTTATCAATGATAATTCAGAATCCGTTTTCAGAATATACGGCTGGGAACCGAAAGCCGTCTCATTGGGTTTTTCTCAGAATATAGATGATATCGCGGACACGGAAAAATGCCGCTCGGACGGCATTGACGTGGTGAAGAGGATGACCGGCGGCGGAGCGCTCTTCCACTCCGGCGAAATAACCTACTCTATGGTTCTCTCCGGCGAGCCGTTCAGGGCTATGACGGCTGAGGAGACCTACGAGGCGACCACGGCCTTCCTGATACATTTCTACAAATCACTGGGACTGGATGCTTCCTACTGGGGAACAAAGTCTTTGTCAAAAAAGATTGACGCTTCCGGCTTTTGTCTTGCCGGCCGTGAAAAATATGATATTGTGATAAACGGTAAAAAAATAGGCGGTAACGCCCAGAAGAGACATAAGGGCGTTATATTTCAGCACGGATCCATACCGATGGATTCTTCTTTTCGTGAGGCGCGCAAATATATAAGAGGAGCGGATACAGAGGCGCTTGAGAAAAGCGTCTCTCTTTCAGAACTCGGCCTAAAGCTGTCTTTTGATGATGCGAAAGAAAAACTCCGCGAAAGTTTCGAGGATGCTTACGCCGTCAGGTTTAAAAAAAGCGGCCGTCCGTCCATACCCGGCACGTCCAGGCCGGAGGTGAAGTTGAGCCCTGCGAAATCCGCCTCTGGCGGAAGGCTGCCGGAATGGCTCAATAAAAAGGTTGATATCAGGAGTTTGACTCCCATGAAAAAAATCCTCGCCGGCAGAGGGCTGAACACTATTTGCGTGGAATCTCTCTGCCCGAATATAAGCGAGTGCTTTTCGCGCGGCCGCGCGACTTTTATGATACTTGGCGACGCCTGCACGAGGGGATGTCTTTTCTGCGGTGTCAGGGCGGCGAAACCCCTTCCTCCGGATGCGGATGAGGCCGCGAGAGTCGCCGCCGCGGTCTCCGGGCTCGGCCTGAAACATGTTGTGGTGACCAGCCCCACGAGAGATGATCTGAGCGGCGGCGGAGCGTCCTTTTTCGCGCAAGCGGTAAAAGAGTTGAGGAAGATCTCTCACTCATTGACGATAGAGCTGCTCATCCCCGATTTCGCCGGTGATGAAGAAAGCTTTTTGAAAGTCGCCGCGACGGCTCCGGACATAATAGGCCATAACATGGAAACCGTCAGGGAGCTCTACCATATAAGGAAAGGCGCGGATTATGACAGGTCGCTGAATGTTCTTGAAAGAATAGCGGCATCGGGCATAAAGGCGAAATCCGGTTTTATGCTGGGACTGGGCGAAACGGAAACATCGGTTATCGGACTTATAAAAGACATAAGGCGAAGCGGAGCCGCTTATCTGAGCATAGGGCAGTATCTTATGCCGTCAAAGAAAGCCTATCCCGTGAAGAAATATGTCCCTGCCGAAGAATTTGAATATTATAAGATCGCCGCTTATAAGGAAGGTTTCGCACATGTGGAGAGCGCCCCTTATGTGCGCAGTTCCTATATGGCGGAAAATTATTCCTCATTTTCTCCCAAAAAGCCAAATAAAAATCAGAACCGTCCCCATTTTCTCTCATTTTCTCTGAAAATTTTGCTATAAATAGAGATGTGTTTGGCATCCCGTGGATATTAACGGAGGATAATGATGAAAAAATACGATGTGATAATCATAGGCGGCGGCCCGGCGGGCTACAGGGCGGCCGAACATCTGGCGGCTTTGAAAAAGAAGGTCTGTGTCGCCGAATTTTCCGACGAGCGTATAGGAGGCACCTGTCTCAACGAGGGATGCGTGCCTGTGAAAGCCATGATAGAGTCCGCTCATCTTTTTATTAATATGCGGCGTTCAGCAGACTTCGGTATAGAGAGCGGAGAGATCAAAGCCGATATGGGCGCTGTTCGCGCCGCGGCTTCAAAAAAAATGGATTTCCTGAGGGCAGCGCTTTATTCATCTCTCAAAAGTCAGGGTATAGATTTTATATTTGGAGCGGCCTCTTTTGTCTCGGGAAATGTCATAAAAATAGATTCCCGGGAATTGGAGGCCGAATATTTTATTGTCGCCAGCGGATCTGTCCCCCGGAAACTCAGCATTGAGGGTTTCGGGCAGGCTCTGGACAGCGCTCAGATATTGGAGAAAGGTTTTTCCGGCAATAATCTTCTCATCGTCGGTGGAGGCTATATAGGATGTGAATTCGCCTTGCTTTACAGGGCTTTCGGTAAAGATGTCACCGTGCTGGAGGCGTTGCCGGACTTACTGGCGATGGAAGATGAGGATATTTCGCGCGCTCTTGAAAGAGAGTTCAAGAAACAGGGGATAGGGGTGATCAAGGGCTCGGCGCTGAAATCCCTTTCCGCTGATAAGGCCGGCGTGTCGGCCCGCATAGATCAGACCGGCCGTTCTTCAGAAGAGAAATTTGACGCTGTTCTTTCGGCGGTGGGAAGGCGCTCGCGAACGGAAGATCTGAACGCGGCCGCGGCCGGTATTGAGATTCTTCCGTCGGGGGCTATAGCTGTTGATGATTCCATGAGGACAAATGTTCACAATATCTATGCCGCGGGGGATGTCATAGAATCTCCCATGCTCGCTCACACGGCTTACAGGGAAGGCGCGGCGGCCGCCGGAGCCATAGCGGGGATCAGGGCGGAAAAAATAAATTACATCGCCGTTCCTAGGGTTGTTTTCTCATTTCCCCAGATAGGGGCGATAGGCATGACGGAGAAAGCGGCCGCATCGCGGGGGATAGAAACAAAAACACACAAGAGCTTTTTTGTCGCCAACGCCAAGGCGGTCATCGCGGGTGAAACCGAGGGTTTTCTCAAGATAATCTCATCCGTCTCTGATGGCGTTATTCTCGGGGCCGCGGTGGTAGGCGCAGATGCCTGTGAACTCATACATCTTCTCGCGCCTGCGGTTTCACGGGCTATGACAGTGAAGCACGCCGCGGAGGTGATGTACGGCCACCCGACGCTGTCGGAAATAGTTTCCGACACCCTCTCCAAAATATGAAATTCAGCGCTAACAGTATAAAGCAACCACAGC is part of the Candidatus Omnitrophota bacterium genome and harbors:
- a CDS encoding lipoyl synthase — its product is MKQLPPANWRLKMGSRPDPIDWRFIDSGFAPAKSNMAFDEELFNSFINDNSESVFRIYGWEPKAVSLGFSQNIDDIADTEKCRSDGIDVVKRMTGGGALFHSGEITYSMVLSGEPFRAMTAEETYEATTAFLIHFYKSLGLDASYWGTKSLSKKIDASGFCLAGREKYDIVINGKKIGGNAQKRHKGVIFQHGSIPMDSSFREARKYIRGADTEALEKSVSLSELGLKLSFDDAKEKLRESFEDAYAVRFKKSGRPSIPGTSRPEVKLSPAKSASGGRLPEWLNKKVDIRSLTPMKKILAGRGLNTICVESLCPNISECFSRGRATFMILGDACTRGCLFCGVRAAKPLPPDADEAARVAAAVSGLGLKHVVVTSPTRDDLSGGGASFFAQAVKELRKISHSLTIELLIPDFAGDEESFLKVAATAPDIIGHNMETVRELYHIRKGADYDRSLNVLERIAASGIKAKSGFMLGLGETETSVIGLIKDIRRSGAAYLSIGQYLMPSKKAYPVKKYVPAEEFEYYKIAAYKEGFAHVESAPYVRSSYMAENYSSFSPKKPNKNQNRPHFLSFSLKILL
- the lpdA gene encoding dihydrolipoyl dehydrogenase, translating into MMKKYDVIIIGGGPAGYRAAEHLAALKKKVCVAEFSDERIGGTCLNEGCVPVKAMIESAHLFINMRRSADFGIESGEIKADMGAVRAAASKKMDFLRAALYSSLKSQGIDFIFGAASFVSGNVIKIDSRELEAEYFIVASGSVPRKLSIEGFGQALDSAQILEKGFSGNNLLIVGGGYIGCEFALLYRAFGKDVTVLEALPDLLAMEDEDISRALEREFKKQGIGVIKGSALKSLSADKAGVSARIDQTGRSSEEKFDAVLSAVGRRSRTEDLNAAAAGIEILPSGAIAVDDSMRTNVHNIYAAGDVIESPMLAHTAYREGAAAAGAIAGIRAEKINYIAVPRVVFSFPQIGAIGMTEKAAASRGIETKTHKSFFVANAKAVIAGETEGFLKIISSVSDGVILGAAVVGADACELIHLLAPAVSRAMTVKHAAEVMYGHPTLSEIVSDTLSKI
- the gcvH gene encoding glycine cleavage system protein GcvH, with the translated sequence MDIYYTKDHEWVRVEGRSGIMGISAYAVKQLGDITYVELPETGKEITKGDVVCTVESVKAASDIYAPVTAKITEVNSALENAPEKMNESPEEEGWIAKLEISDPDSVNGLMTGEKYDEFVKSLE